In Streptomyces sp. NBC_01381, the sequence GCGAGGATCAGCATCTTCTCGGTGGCCTTGCGGCGCAGCGCGACGACGACGGACAGGCCGACGACGATCACGGCGGCCGCGACACCCGGGTCTCTGCCGTCCCCCTCGGCCATGGAGACCAGGCCCAGGCCGGAGATCCCGAGCAGGAAGAGGGCCCAGAAGCCATCGACCCCGGTCGGGTGTCTGCGGAGGAAGTCATAGACGCGCTGCACGTAACCCAGCGTAGGCAGCCGCACGGCCCTCCGGGGTCAACCGGAGGGCCGATCCGCACCCGGCACGTGTACTCCCCAAGGTGGAGGCGCGCTTAGCCTTCTCGCGTGACGAACGAGGTCCGGGGTGAGCGGCGGGACGTGTGGCGGGGCTGGCGTGAGGCCACCGAGGAGGCGCTCTACGGCCCTGCGGGCTTCTATCTGCGCCCCGGCGGACCCGCGGCGCATTTCCGCACGTCGGTGCATGCGTCGCCGCTCTTCGCCGCGGCCGTGGCCCGTCTTCTTTGCCGCGTGGACGAGGCGCTCGGCCACCCCGCCGAGCTGGCCTTCGTGGACCTCGGCGCGGGCCGCGGCGAGCTGACCGCGGGCGTCCTGGCCGCGCTGCCCCCCGAAGTGGCGGCACGCACGCGTGCGTACGCGGTTGAGCGCGCCGCGCGCCCCGAAGGCCTCGACCCGCGTGTCGAGTGGCGGGACCGGGCGCCGGCCGGCGTCACGGGTCTGCTCTTCGCCAACGAGTGCCTTGACAACGTCCCCCTGGACATCGCCGAGGTGGCGCCGGACGGTGTCGTGCGCCGGGTCCTCGTGCGCGACGACGGCACCGAATCGCTCGGGGCCGCCGTCGACGGCGCGGACGCCTCCTGGCTCGCGCGCTGGTGGCCGCTGCCCCCGGAGCCGGGCCTGCGCGCGGAGATCGGCCGCCCGCGTGACGAGGCGTGGGCGGCGGCCGTGGCGACGCTGACGCGCGGCCTCGCCGTCGCGGTCGACTACGCGCACGACCGGGCGGCACGACCGCCGTTCGGCACCCTGACGGGCTTTCGCGCGGGCCGCGAGACGGTGCCCGTGCCGGACGGCGACTGCGACATCACCGCCCATGTGGCGTTGGACGCCTGCGCGCTGGAGGGGGCGACGCTGCTCACCCAGCGGGCGGCGCTCGGCGCGCTGGGGGTGAGCGGCGCCCGCCCGCCGCTGTCCCTCGCCTCCACCGACCCGGCCGCGTACGTACGGGCCCTCACGCGCGCGGGAGAGGCGGCGGAGCTCACCGCGCCGGGCGGACTCGGGGACTTCGGATGGCTGGCCCAGCCGGTCGGCGTACCGCTCGAAGGCCTGCTGCCTGGCGCGGACCCGCTACTTGTCGATGTCCCCGACCACGAAGAACAGTGACCCCAGGATCGCCACCATGTCGGCGACCAGCTGGCCCGGAAGGAGTTCCACCAGCGCCTGGATGTTGTTGTACGAGGCCGAGCGGAGCTTGAGGCGGTAGGGCGTCTTCTCGCCCTTGGAGACCAGGTAGTAGCCGTTGATGCCGAGCGGGTTCTCGGTCCACGCGTACGTGTGGCCCTCGGGGGCCTTGAGGACCTTCGGGAGGCGCTGGTTGATCGGCCCCTGGGGCAGGTCGGCGAGCCGGTCGAGGCAGGCGTCCGCGAGGGCGAGCGCGTTGTGGGTCTGCTCCAGGAGCACCTCGAAGCGGGCCAGGCAGTCGCCCTCCTGACGCGTGACGACCTTCAGGGTGTCCTGCAGTTCCCCGTACGCGAGATACGGCTCGTCGCGGCGCAGGTCGAAGTCGACTCCGGAGGCACGCGCGATGGGACCGCTCACTCCGTAGGAGTGCACCGCCTCCGGGGACAGCACGCCGACACCGCGGGTGCGGCCCCGGAAGATCTCGTTGCCGAGCACCAGCTTGTCGTACACGTCCATGCGGGAGCGGACCGATGCGACGGCGGCACGCGCGCGTGAAGGCCATCCCGCGGGCAGGTCCTCCTTGAGGCCGCCTACGCGGTTGAACATGTAGTGCATCCGGCCGCCGGAGATCTCCTCCATCACGTTCTGGAGCTCCTCGCGCTCCCGGAAGGCGTGGAACACCGGGGTGATACCGCCCAGTTCGAGCGGATACGAGCCCAGGAACATCAGGTGGTTGAGTACGCGGTTCAGCTCGGCGAGCAGCGTGCGCATCCAGACGGCGCGCTCGGGCACCTCCATGCCGAGCATGCGCTCCACGCCAAGGACGACCCCGAGCTCGTTGGAGAACGCGGACAGCCAGTCGTGCCGGTTGGCCAGCATCACGATCTGCCGGTAGTCACGCGCCTCGAAGAGCTTCTCCGCACCACGGTGCATATAGCCGATGACCGGCTCCGCATGCTGGATCCGCTCGCCGTCGAGGACGAGACGCAGCCGCAGCACGCCGTGCGTGGACGGGTGCTGCGGGCCGATGTTGAGCACCATGTCGGTGCTCTCCGCGGCGCCGCCGATGCCGAGCGTGGTCTCCGTCGTGGGGCTCATGCGCGCATTCTCTCGTACGCGGTGGCATACGCGACTGTGACCCGGCATACGTACGCTTGCGGCATGGATACGGGGACGGCGGAACCCGCGCGACCGGCGGGGACAGAGGCACAGCCGGTATGGACCGGGCTGCCCAGGGGACTGCTCAGAATGCGACGGCTTCTCCTGGTGGTGTGGCTGGTGCCGATGGCGGTGGCCGTAGGGGTGCTCCTGGGGGTGTTCGCCGGACCGGCGTGGGCGTTCTTCGCGCTGCTGCCGCTCGCCTTCGTGGTGTGGGGCTGGCCGATGCTGGAGCGCAACTGGCGGTCCTGGAAGTACGCGGAGCGCTCCGACGACCTCCTGATCAGCAGGGG encodes:
- a CDS encoding SAM-dependent methyltransferase — protein: MTNEVRGERRDVWRGWREATEEALYGPAGFYLRPGGPAAHFRTSVHASPLFAAAVARLLCRVDEALGHPAELAFVDLGAGRGELTAGVLAALPPEVAARTRAYAVERAARPEGLDPRVEWRDRAPAGVTGLLFANECLDNVPLDIAEVAPDGVVRRVLVRDDGTESLGAAVDGADASWLARWWPLPPEPGLRAEIGRPRDEAWAAAVATLTRGLAVAVDYAHDRAARPPFGTLTGFRAGRETVPVPDGDCDITAHVALDACALEGATLLTQRAALGALGVSGARPPLSLASTDPAAYVRALTRAGEAAELTAPGGLGDFGWLAQPVGVPLEGLLPGADPLLVDVPDHEEQ
- a CDS encoding NADH-quinone oxidoreductase subunit D; translation: MSPTTETTLGIGGAAESTDMVLNIGPQHPSTHGVLRLRLVLDGERIQHAEPVIGYMHRGAEKLFEARDYRQIVMLANRHDWLSAFSNELGVVLGVERMLGMEVPERAVWMRTLLAELNRVLNHLMFLGSYPLELGGITPVFHAFREREELQNVMEEISGGRMHYMFNRVGGLKEDLPAGWPSRARAAVASVRSRMDVYDKLVLGNEIFRGRTRGVGVLSPEAVHSYGVSGPIARASGVDFDLRRDEPYLAYGELQDTLKVVTRQEGDCLARFEVLLEQTHNALALADACLDRLADLPQGPINQRLPKVLKAPEGHTYAWTENPLGINGYYLVSKGEKTPYRLKLRSASYNNIQALVELLPGQLVADMVAILGSLFFVVGDIDK
- a CDS encoding PH domain-containing protein, whose translation is MDTGTAEPARPAGTEAQPVWTGLPRGLLRMRRLLLVVWLVPMAVAVGVLLGVFAGPAWAFFALLPLAFVVWGWPMLERNWRSWKYAERSDDLLISRGVLWREETIVPYGRMQLVEVTSGPVARHFGLAGVQLHTAAAATDARIPGLLPEEAERLRDRLTELGEARSAGL